The DNA segment CACCTCTGCTTCTGAACTTTCAGTACCACCGTATGCAATACCGGAATCACAGGAGGAAGAAATTGTCCACACATCCCCTTTAAATCTAAAAGGTTCCTCCTCCCCCATGATTTTCTcagaagaagagcaagaagacaTTGGACCTTTTTCTCCAGACTCGGCTTTTGTGTCAGAATTCTCATTTCCACCCTATGCAACAACAAGGAAGAGAGAATTTGAGTGTGATTCTCCAATATGTTTAACATCACCATCTGAACACACTATTTTgtcagatgaagacactgaggaaaCGGAACTTTTTTCTCCAGACTCAGCATCACAAGCTTCCATCCCACCCTATAGGATCccagaaatgaacaaaaaggaAATTGAGCCTGATTCACTGTTAACTGCAATGGCTGCATCAGGATATTCCCGCTTCTCAGAAGCAGATGAGGGAGAAATTGCACCAACAGCGACTACACCTGTACCTGAGCATCTAAGTTCATCCCAGCAGCAAAGAGCTGAACCTTCGATGTCTGCACCTGAAGACTTGAGTCAGCTCCCTTCaacaaatgaagcagagaaagcagAAATTAAGCCAGATGCTCAAACAACATCAACATCTGTATCTGAATATCTCATTCTGGCACAGAAGCAGAGAACTCGAACGTATTCAGAACCTGAGCCTGAAGACTCGGTTCCACCAGGTTTTACCAGTGATTCAGAGAGGGGAGAAACCAAGTCTAATTCATCGCTAGCTGCACCACCTGCACAATCACCCACAGTAAAGGAAGAAACCAAACCTGTTTTGCCGGCATCTCAGTGTACAGTTTCACCTGATTCAGTACGTGCAATTAAGAAAGAACAAGAACCCGAAACATCCCTCACTCCAAAATCTGCAGATGAACAGATGGCTTTGTTAAAAGTTGAAAGTAAGGAAGAAATTGTGCCTGATTCTCAAGAAGCTATAGCACATGTATTGCAGGATCAAGAAATGGAGCCTCAGCCTCCAAATGTCCCAGAGTCTGGGATGAAAGATTCAGTTCTGCCTGACTTGGCAGATGAGCCAGAGAAGGATGTCAAACCCAACTTAGCTCCAACTGTGACATCTGAACTAGGACAGAGAAGGTTGTCAGAGAATGAGCCTGAAGTAATGAAGCCATATTCACCTCTAAGGGAAGCATCTTTATCTAGACCAGAGATTTCATCAGTGGTAGAAACAGAAGTGAAACTTGATTCTAAAGTAACTGGTCcacctggagtgctgcattcaGCTTCACCAGGAGTGGAACAGGAAGGTGAGCACGGACCACCTGTAGCAGTTTCAGCTTTgtcagaagaaataaagaaggaaattgaaCCCAGTGCTTCAATAACCACAACATCTGAGACAAAGCATGATTCAAACTTAACCAAATTAGCAAAAGAAGAAATCCCAACAGACTTACCTCTTACCACCCGTATAGAACATCCAGTCTTAACAAAGGTAGAAAAGAGCGAATTAGGAAGTGGTTTACCACCTGTAGATGAgcattcactttttaaagaagAAGGCAAGGTAGCAATCAAAGCTAGCCCTTCTCCCACTGAAACTGCTGATTCACAATATCCAGCTTGGTCCGAAgtcaagaaagaaattaaatttgattTACCTGCAAGCATATCCTCTATATCAGAGCGTTCTGTTGTGTCAAAGGTAGAGACTGAAGACATTAAACCTGGGTTGGCAATAACCAAGACTTTGTCTTCTCAGCATCTAGATGTATCAAAGGAAGCAAGGGTGGAAGACAAACAAGATCTTTCATTTCCTACAGTTCTCGACTCTGAATATTTGGatttatcacagaaaaaaaattctatgtcTGCCTCAGAGATGTCGGGACCTGAACATGTGCCTTCACTCAGCCCAGGTGGtgagataaagaaaacagaaactgaaCTTCCTTCCTCACAGAACGTGTCACCTGCACCCAAATATATAGTCCCAAAAGGCAAAGATGAGGTGACAGCAAGTTCTCCTCCTGAGTTGGAACATTTAACACCAGAAGATGTAGCTTCAACATTCTTAACCTTCGGTGGTGATAAGAGGGAACAGGCAGTAGAGACACCCTCTGTAATTCAGGGAGATTTCCGGTCAGAAAAACCAGGTCTCGCTCAGGCACCGCTGTCCATGGAACTTGAGAAGAGAGACGAGACACATCCAGTACCAGAATTACCTGACACTGGGAGTGCTGGCTCAGAATTCGCTGGTGATGTAAGTAGGCAAAGTGGATCCATACAGACGGAACATATAAAATCTCCCCTACCGGAAACAGAGGATTCTGTCTTAGCAAAGGGCCTCCCCGAGCTCAGGAGCCGAGGAGAAGGTAAAGAGGAAAACAGGGAACTTCACGTGTCAGCTACAGTTCCTGAAACTTCAGAGGTTTCTTCATACCTTAGGGAGGAACCTCAGATTCAAGAAATGAAATCTCTCTCTGCTAAGGTCGTTAGCTTAGGATCAAGGGAAGCATTTACCTCTCGACTTGAAGGAGACAGCCTAGAAGAACTTCAGTCATACACTTTATCCGCCAAAGGATCATCAGAAGAGCCGAACCGTTCAGCTGacttaataaaagaagaaaaacaagaaataagcCCCTTTCAGCCAGCAGGAGATTTGAAGGCACAAGTGACAGAAGGTACTGTAACTAAGCTAAATGAAACTGACCAACCAAACTCATTTCATGTACTGCAGAGTGTAGCAGAGCCATCAAAGGTCGCTTCTTCTGACCTCTTCGTACAACAGAAGCCTGAAGAAGCCCTTGATTCAGATCAAGCTGCTGCATTGCCTGACATAAGCAGGTCTTTTGTAGATAAACAAGACCTGGGTATTAAACAAGTTTtgtttatgaaagaaaatttgCCTTTGGAAGAATCAAAATTACTTCTGACAACTGAACGTACAGATGTTAGAGAAACACACATGAAAGAGGCCCTTATGTCTCCAAAGGATGAAAACTGGATGCTGAAAAAGCCAGAAAGAGACTTGGTAAGTCATCACGAAGAAAGAGTCATGGGATCTGTGCAGCTGGGTTCTTCTGGTACCAGTGACCTGATGACAGGGCAGCTCAAGACTGCTCTGCCACAGAAAGACCAGACGCCTGAAATCAGAAAGCAAGTTCTGCCACCTTCTGCAGAAGAACCTCACTTAGCATTCCAAGAACCAGTGTCTACTCTTGATACCTCCCGTGATAATATAGAGACCTTAGCAACTGAAACTTACTCTTCTGAAGACATAAAGCTGGCCCCCAAACcaaaatctttagttgcagctggAAATGTGGAGAGAAGTGAGGCAGAAGTGAAGCAGACCCTTTCTTTTGTTGGGGGTGAAAGTTTGGTAGCAGAGAAAGCAAACACAGAAATTTCCAGGCCTTGCAAAGAAGACAGCcaggaagaaatcaaaataccTTATGAAGGAGGCCTCCAGAAACCAGTGTCTGGCCCATCAATGGAGCAAGTCAAATCAGAAACTCCTCCCTCTCTTGTCAAAGCTGCCCGTGTCTTGGCTGAAGAGGCAGAACCTGCACTGGGCATTGAAAAAGAAGCACATGGCCGTATATCCCCTTTGCTTGGAGAGAAGCCATCAGAAGAATCCAACGTGGTTCAGCCAAAGGTTGCAGATAATGCTAATGAGAGAGGGAAACCACCATCCGTAGTGAAAGCACCCACACAAATAAAACCACTCTCCtcaacccaagaaaatgaagaaccTCAACCTCTAGAGTCACCTGAGGTGATACAAAAGCCGCCCAAGGAGCAGAAGGCAGTGGAGCCAAGCATCtctgaggagaagggaaagaaaggaatttCATCTTTCACATCATGGGTGTCCAGTTTCTTTTTTAGATCAAGCACTCAAGATAACAAAGTTGCTGAAAAAGAAGATTTAGAAGCTCAGCCCAGCCCATCTGAAGAAAAAACAGTGACTGTGATAGATTCTGAAGGTCCTGCTCCAGCTGACGTTCATGGAACTGAGAAGCCAGTGGATCATCTATTCCCAGAGGCCAAACCTAAAACTGCTTCAGAATCCACAGATTCTTTAGTTAAATCTGGTGAGCTtcaagattttaaagaaaaacccgCATTGTTATCAAATGTAGAAGTCTCGCCACAGCCAAAATCCAAGTTTGAGGCATCTAGTGACGATTATGGAAAGAAAGAGGTCCTAGACTATTCAGAAGAAATGGACCTGACCTCAGTAGTTACTTCTGCTGATGGTGAAGGACATCTTAGAATCCAATCGTATTCTCCCATGAGTGAGAAATCCATTATGGAAGAAGGCAAAAATGCTCTTCCTCTTCATGTCACTGACAGTAAAAGACTCCAGAAGCCAGAAATCGCCCCTCGATCTAAATGGAATATTTCTATTCTTAAAGAAGAGCCAAGACGTGATCAAAAAGGAAAACCACTCTTATCTGTTGATGCAACAGATAAGGTGCCACAACAGCCAGAACCAGCTTCATCGAGCTTTGGAAGTAAAACTATcacagaggaatcagagaagcTGGAGTCAGTAATTTTGCCAGGAGAAGAACCTAAAGGCATTTTAATTGATCTTGATGAAGACAGACTAGGGAAAGAGATGCCAAAACCCATTTCCTTGAAAATTTCTGAAGGGGAAATAAAACTCAGATCTGTTAGCCCAGCTGAGGAGAAAGGTAACTTGGGAATGAGATCATATTCCTTGGCAGAAAAGAAGGCGCTGGCAGAAAAACAAGAGACAGCAGCCCCATTAGACcatagaaaaattaatgaaatagaaaaggcaaaaattatACATGGGCCTAGCCCTGTTAAATTGGAAGAACCAAAAGCTGCTACTGTGCGGCAGCAAGTCTATCAAAATGAAGACCACaaagaaagatacaaaattattgaggaggagaaaggagaagaaaaagaagggcagTCACATGCATTTTCAGAAGGGAGAGAGCAGGAAATACAGCCATATTCCATAAGTATAGCCAGACATCAGCCCGAAGAGTCAGATATCTCTTTCCGTCTTACTTGGGGTGAAACCCAACCATTTTTATTAGTTAAAACTACAGAAGCTGCTGAAACATCAGAAACCACGATCTCAGAGGCTTACTCTGAAATCAGGGAAACAAAGGCAGTAGGAAGTCAACCACATCCATTAGAAGAACGAGAAGTTTTGGTGGAGGAAACCAAGGCTTtccttccagtggatcttccttaTCATGATGAAATAAATGAGCCCTCTTTACCTAAGGAAGGAAACCTGGTACTGGAAAAGTCAAGCAGGGATGTGGTGACTCACAGTGAAGAAAAGGGACAGGTCATAGTGTCAGAGCTGCCAaaaggtggctcagttggtactGCAAAAGAAAGTAAACAAGGCTCTCCATCTAAAGAATCTGAAAGGATTTTAGATCGTCCTTTTGGCGAAACAAAGAGCTTAGAAACACCTTCATATCTGTTGTCATCTGTGAAACCGCAAACACTTGCTTCAGGAGCATCTCCAGAAGTTAGTCCAGAGAAGAAACAAGAACAACCACGGTCAGAAGTGACTCCAGATAGGCCTACAGTCCTTACTACTCAAACATCTAAAGATCTAACATCTGAAATGTTTGAACAGCCTGTTCTTGTTTCAAAACACCACTTGGAGGCTGTAGAAGATTCCCAAGTATATGAACCATGCCCTTCAGCAAGCAGTAACTATGCTCAATTTATAACTAATGCAACAATCAGGGCTGATGAGGTGGTTTCTAAGGAGCCTGAAGACACAAGCGTAAGAGATGAAGAATTTACAGTGACTAGTAAGCCAGCTGGACTTTCTGAAGAGCAAAAGAGTGCCTTCAGTATCATTTCTGAAGGTTGTGAGATACTGAATATTCATGCTCCtgcatttatttcttcagttGATCAGGAAGAAAGTGAACAAATGCAAGATAAGTTAGAATATTTGGAAGAGAAGATCTCATTTAAGCCTATACTCCTCCATGATGAGAGTGAGGAAATTGCTTGCCATAAAACACTACAGAGTAAGTTAGAAGATTCTGATATAAAAGTTATATCATTGAAAGAAGACCAACAGAAGGAAATTCATACAGCCAAAGAGGAGATACCCACAGACTCCGAAACTGGTGATTTAGCCTTTAATCAGCCCACAAGTCCCGATGAAGAGGAttactttgaaaaatatacattGATTGATTATAACATCTCCCCTGACCCAGAAAAACAGAGAGCACCATGGAAATTAGAGGCAGGACTATCAAAGGAAGTTCCAGAAGAAACTGTCTCTTTCCCAGAACATTCAGAGAAAGGTGCCCTAGAACATGAGTATGACTTGGTGAAATTAGATGAAAGTTTCTATGGACTTGAAAAGGACTACAGCAAATTATCTGACCCAGAGACCCAAAAGTCTTTGGTTATCCAAAAATTAACAGACAGAGATGCTCCAAAGAGCACAGACAGAGACGTGGACTCAAAGTCACCTGGGATGCCTTTATTTGATGAAGAGGAAGGAGTTTTGTCACGAACTCAGATATTTCCTACCACTGCAAAAGCCATCAATCCTGAACTTCTGGAGGAGCCACCTGCACTTGCATTTTTATACAAAGATCTGTATGAAGAAGCagttggagagaaaaagaaagaaggagagacaGCTTCTGAAGGTGACAGTGTGAATTCTGAAGCTTCATTTCCAAGCAGAAATTCTGACACTGAAGATGGAACAGGAATATATTTTGAGAAGTACATACTCAGAGATGACATTCTGCATGACACTTCTGTAACTGAAAAGGACCAAGGCCAAGGTCTCGAAGAAAAGCCAATTGGTAAGGATGATTCATACCAACCAATAACTACAGAAGGGGAAATCTGGGGCAAGTTTGCAACTATTGGCAGGGAGGAGAGTctggaggaaaaacagaaagcagcTTACAGGGAAGGAGAATCAGTAGGCCACATGGAGACTCTTGACAGTGTAGCCATGCAGAGGAAAGCTCCCATCACTGAGGAAGTGAGAGTGGTTACCCAGAGAATAAGCTATGCGGTTCCATTTGAAGACACTCATCATGTCCTGGAGAGAGTAGATGAAACAAGCGGTCAGACTAATGAAGCAGCAAATGCAAACCCAGAGGTCAGTCTGAATGTCCCAGTGCAAGTGTCCTTCCCAGAGGAAGAATTTGCATCCGGTGCAACTTGCATGCAAGAAACACTGCAAGAAGAACCTCAAATAATGGTTCCTCCTGAGCCAAGTGGAGACTGGGTCCGCAGTAGCCCTGTTCAGGATGAGTATGAATTTGCTGAATCCCTGAATTATGAAGTGGTTACTCAAGACACTCTTTCTGAAGACCTATATTCAGAGTCCACCCCTGAAGATGTGTTATCTCAAGGAAAAGAATCCTTTGAACATGTCAGTGAAAATGAACTTGTGACTGGAGCAGAACAAGGAAAGTCTGCTGAACAGAAAGAGTTGGGCATAGAGATGGCAGAACAAGACCAGTCACTATCAGAGTTGGTAACGGAGAAggaacaaaaggaaatgaaaacatctcAGATTGACACATATTGCTACACATGCAGAAGCCCAATTTCTGCTGTTGACACGATGCTTGGCACTCACAAGGACCATGAGATTTCAACACTTGATACAGCTATAAGTGCTGTAaaggtaaatagattttaaagTGTATAAGTGTGTAATCATACGTAGACAATTAATCTgttttctcaatttaaaaaatgaccaaTATTTGATACATTCATCTTTAGGCATAATAGtctgaaaaaaaaacttaagaataGTTCCCTAGTTATTTAGTTAACATCACTTTGACAGGCATTTACTGGGTACATAATAtgtgccagttttttttttttttctaaattctctGTATACCAGGATAAATAACTGGCATTCCCAGTTAACTGTCTTTGAGGTCTCTTATATTATAAAAGTAGCCCTTAACATtatccaaaaaagaaataattttaaatacaaaaatacatgtTAGAGTAtagaacaaaatttattttctattatctaCAGTatgatcctttaaaaatatacattatatcaTATTAAACAATTTTACTACAAGCTTTATAAATGCTCAAGACagtaagatatttaaaattttgattttctccacatttcttctttgtttataaaattGATGGTAGAAATGGAAAGTTTTTGCATTCCTTCTGGCTATGTCTATAGACTCCCAATGTTAGAAAGTTAGTCACAACACCTATCCTTATAAATATCTTACTTCTTAGAAATACTATTGGAACTCAAACACTTAGTCTTTAAGATTCTTACCTACCTTTCAATAGCCTTCTAACTGGAATCTGCACTCTTATTTCATCAATCTATTCTCCATGCAGTAGCAGAATGATCTAAAATTGCAAGTAATAGCAAGAACTGAGCACTTAACTATGGGCCAGGCAATATGTTAAGTTCTTTATATACAGGATAttgtttaattctcacaaaaatcCTGTCACTGTCTTTGATTTGGAGGTAACAGAATGGGCTCAGAGAGCCCATTAAGTCCAAGATCATAGAAGACAGAACTAGGACTGGTACCCGGATCTGTCTGATGCCAGAGCGCGTGCTTTTGATGTGCATCTCTGTTACTCTGCTCAGGGCCTTTGTAACGGTAGTGGTTTTCAATATGATCATTCAGTTAGGTCACTGATAATTGTCAGATTCATTTTGATTCAGTAGGATAACACATTTgaatcttggatttttttttttctggaaaaataatcCTTCTCAACTTGTATGATATTGGTCCTATTTTTACAGTGTGAAATTTTGTTGAAACTTTACCTAGTCAAGTTTGGGGGTAGGCCGTGGTTCAATTTCTTTTTGGACTCTCAGGCATTCAGATGGCATCAGCACCAATGAAACATGTCCCGTTCTTTGGTTTTGTTAACTAACAACTACTGGGTACTGTCAGCAGAAAGAAGACTTTTTTCCAGCCTTCTTAATTATGTTCTGTTTATCTCTGtgagttttagaaattaaaaaaataattctgtctAAATCCtgtcaatttaaaacaaatttcagaagcagagagagatATGATGTCTCCTGCCTTAAAaccattttaaagttctttttatttttctccggACCTTCTCCAAAGAGTATCAACAGAAAGTGCAAAACAAATTGACTAAGCCAGAGACTTGCTTCGTTCATTAAATGGACTGTGAAGACTGAGTTGGttggcactttttaaaaattaaaaataaatttaagaagttgTCACTTGAGAATTCTCTAGCATCTTGTGAGTGGCCATTTGTGATTTTTCGGGAACTGACGGCTGCATTTGTAGATTATCCAGGTCCTGGCTTCTCCCTCCACTCTATCCCCGTTGTGGTGGATTATCTTTTATCTGTCATTTATTTCTTCCatcactctcttccttccctctttctctctcccttcctattCCATGTTAAGAGCTGTGCTCATCAtagggaataaaaacaaaaataaaggaacCTGGACTTGTAGCTCCCCCAAATCACACAGCATCCTGGAAATGCAGTGTTCTGAGTGAGAAACCCTCTGGGAGTGAATGAAATGGTGGAGGGGGACTGGAGAGATGGCGAAGATGTCTTGAGAAGGTGCAGCTTTGGCGAGCCTAAATAGGATAGAGTTCTAACAAACCAGGGCAGGGAGGACATTCTAGACACAGGGATTGCCTTCTAAAAAGGCACATAGGTGAGAGAATCCTGGAGCCCTGTAGAGAAGAGGCGGGGGCGTGAGCAGGAAGCAGAGAACCAGATCCCAAAGGGACTTCCCACAG comes from the Budorcas taxicolor isolate Tak-1 chromosome 10, Takin1.1, whole genome shotgun sequence genome and includes:
- the CMYA5 gene encoding cardiomyopathy-associated protein 5 isoform X2, whose amino-acid sequence is MASSDGSQAAESALGADEEEIRAPDAEEQSGGEEDESAVESESESEPDARLSDQDEEGKTEKKCIISDPSFSMVTVQREDSGITWETSSSRPSTPWASEESQTSGVCSLEGSTLNSPPGSVSFIVDEVKKVRKRKPKSKHGSPSLRRKGNKKRNSFESQDAPANKTSQELTTQKEKSSPGTYDKMRKKKSTSSTPPITGAIYKEYKPLVLRPVYIGTVQYKIKMFNSVKEELIPLQFYGTLPKGYVIKEIHYRKGKDASISLEPESGDRDLKVVSKTGKPAAQSIEDVKGKELAPPWRDVFSKGSKSLTSLFGQEDQKKTYDDFPLRAASATQHTASSHTSHAIAERESQLSPPWVVPQVLTDEAKPREMKPSSLTPTTSVATFLETAKEESEADSQETVIAEPDSSVSLPVLDEVKMEDMSSIDHSISLEAEKGSLESGALGLTASIQEDFSPGREELDLTSRERAEPVADQLIPPHLRLKGEKEETVPEPSISLSEPLVLEEPDKEETEMPLPMAATPEPEDSNLVEEEEIIELDYPESPSVSEEPFPPRLAPEVEEKEETLLLLLTTSTPEQVTLSEEEREENESVSTDSAFVSEYSAPQDWNYELEKQEAEPVSLPHVKAVSEHAVLSEEEDDKFETSSPTSASISVSPSTTEKTLECQSPWFSAVTPEPMILSGEEVSGSGRYTPDSTFASEFLVPSQAMEESPKKTVDLKSPLKSQGVSEPLILSEEENEDPGLCSPEVALLPERSLPPSTTEGTPECQAPPLSAMTSEHAVLSEGENLGNEGVTRDSALTFQNAVPPNVRQESPKNIIDDVSLLKSEGVSEHKTVLEEEKEDAGFYTPEVASLPECSLPPSTTEGTPECQAPRLSAAPPDHMVLSEEETVEMERYTPSSTSASELSVPPYAIPESQEEEIVHTSPLNLKGSSSPMIFSEEEQEDIGPFSPDSAFVSEFSFPPYATTRKREFECDSPICLTSPSEHTILSDEDTEETELFSPDSASQASIPPYRIPEMNKKEIEPDSLLTAMAASGYSRFSEADEGEIAPTATTPVPEHLSSSQQQRAEPSMSAPEDLSQLPSTNEAEKAEIKPDAQTTSTSVSEYLILAQKQRTRTYSEPEPEDSVPPGFTSDSERGETKSNSSLAAPPAQSPTVKEETKPVLPASQCTVSPDSVRAIKKEQEPETSLTPKSADEQMALLKVESKEEIVPDSQEAIAHVLQDQEMEPQPPNVPESGMKDSVLPDLADEPEKDVKPNLAPTVTSELGQRRLSENEPEVMKPYSPLREASLSRPEISSVVETEVKLDSKVTGPPGVLHSASPGVEQEGEHGPPVAVSALSEEIKKEIEPSASITTTSETKHDSNLTKLAKEEIPTDLPLTTRIEHPVLTKVEKSELGSGLPPVDEHSLFKEEGKVAIKASPSPTETADSQYPAWSEVKKEIKFDLPASISSISERSVVSKVETEDIKPGLAITKTLSSQHLDVSKEARVEDKQDLSFPTVLDSEYLDLSQKKNSMSASEMSGPEHVPSLSPGGEIKKTETELPSSQNVSPAPKYIVPKGKDEVTASSPPELEHLTPEDVASTFLTFGGDKREQAVETPSVIQGDFRSEKPGLAQAPLSMELEKRDETHPVPELPDTGSAGSEFAGDVSRQSGSIQTEHIKSPLPETEDSVLAKGLPELRSRGEGKEENRELHVSATVPETSEVSSYLREEPQIQEMKSLSAKVVSLGSREAFTSRLEGDSLEELQSYTLSAKGSSEEPNRSADLIKEEKQEISPFQPAGDLKAQVTEGTVTKLNETDQPNSFHVLQSVAEPSKVASSDLFVQQKPEEALDSDQAAALPDISRSFVDKQDLGIKQVLFMKENLPLEESKLLLTTERTDVRETHMKEALMSPKDENWMLKKPERDLVSHHEERVMGSVQLGSSGTSDLMTGQLKTALPQKDQTPEIRKQVLPPSAEEPHLAFQEPVSTLDTSRDNIETLATETYSSEDIKLAPKPKSLVAAGNVERSEAEVKQTLSFVGGESLVAEKANTEISRPCKEDSQEEIKIPYEGGLQKPVSGPSMEQVKSETPPSLVKAARVLAEEAEPALGIEKEAHGRISPLLGEKPSEESNVVQPKVADNANERGKPPSVVKAPTQIKPLSSTQENEEPQPLESPEVIQKPPKEQKAVEPSISEEKGKKGISSFTSWVSSFFFRSSTQDNKVAEKEDLEAQPSPSEEKTVTVIDSEGPAPADVHGTEKPVDHLFPEAKPKTASESTDSLVKSGELQDFKEKPALLSNVEVSPQPKSKFEASSDDYGKKEVLDYSEEMDLTSVVTSADGEGHLRIQSYSPMSEKSIMEEGKNALPLHVTDSKRLQKPEIAPRSKWNISILKEEPRRDQKGKPLLSVDATDKVPQQPEPASSSFGSKTITEESEKLESVILPGEEPKGILIDLDEDRLGKEMPKPISLKISEGEIKLRSVSPAEEKGNLGMRSYSLAEKKALAEKQETAAPLDHRKINEIEKAKIIHGPSPVKLEEPKAATVRQQVYQNEDHKERYKIIEEEKGEEKEGQSHAFSEGREQEIQPYSISIARHQPEESDISFRLTWGETQPFLLVKTTEAAETSETTISEAYSEIRETKAVGSQPHPLEEREVLVEETKAFLPVDLPYHDEINEPSLPKEGNLVLEKSSRDVVTHSEEKGQVIVSELPKGGSVGTAKESKQGSPSKESERILDRPFGETKSLETPSYLLSSVKPQTLASGASPEVSPEKKQEQPRSEVTPDRPTVLTTQTSKDLTSEMFEQPVLVSKHHLEAVEDSQVYEPCPSASSNYAQFITNATIRADEVVSKEPEDTSVRDEEFTVTSKPAGLSEEQKSAFSIISEGCEILNIHAPAFISSVDQEESEQMQDKLEYLEEKISFKPILLHDESEEIACHKTLQSKLEDSDIKVISLKEDQQKEIHTAKEEIPTDSETGDLAFNQPTSPDEEDYFEKYTLIDYNISPDPEKQRAPWKLEAGLSKEVPEETVSFPEHSEKGALEHEYDLVKLDESFYGLEKDYSKLSDPETQKSLVIQKLTDRDAPKSTDRDVDSKSPGMPLFDEEEGVLSRTQIFPTTAKAINPELLEEPPALAFLYKDLYEEAVGEKKKEGETASEGDSVNSEASFPSRNSDTEDGTGIYFEKYILRDDILHDTSVTEKDQGQGLEEKPIGKDDSYQPITTEGEIWGKFATIGREESLEEKQKAAYREGESVGHMETLDSVAMQRKAPITEEVRVVTQRISYAVPFEDTHHVLERVDETSGQTNEAANANPEVSLNVPVQVSFPEEEFASGATCMQETLQEEPQIMVPPEPSGDWVRSSPVQDEYEFAESLNYEVVTQDTLSEDLYSESTPEDVLSQGKESFEHVSENELVTGAEQGKSAEQKELGIEMAEQDQSLSELVTEKEQKEMKTSQIDTYCYTCRSPISAVDTMLGTHKDHEISTLDTAISAVKVQLADFLEDLQEKSLRIEAFVSEIESFFNTIEENCSKNEKRLEEQNEEMMKKVLAQYDEKAQSFEEVKRKKMEFLHDQMVHFLQSMDTAKDTLETIVREAEELDETVFLTSFEEINERLLSAMENTASLEKMPAAFSLFEHYDDSSARSDQMLKQVAVPQPPRLEPQEPNSATSTTIAVYWSMNKEDVIDSFQVYCMEEPQDDQEVNDLVEEYRVTVKESYCVFEDLEPDRCYQVWVMAVNFTGCSLPSERAIFRTAPSTPVIRAEDCTVCWNSATIRWRPASLEATETYTLEYCRQHAPEGEGLRSFSGIKGLQLKVNLQPNENYFFYVRAINAFGTSEQSEAALISTRGTRFLLLRETAHPALQISSNGTVISFAERRRLTEIPSVLGEELPACGQHYWETTVTDCPAYRLGICSSSAVQAGALGQGETSWYMQCSEPQRYTFFYSGIVSDVHVTERPARVGILLDYTTQRLLFINAETGQMLFIIRHRFNEGVHPAFALEKPGKCTLHLGIEPPDSARQK